A window of Auraticoccus monumenti contains these coding sequences:
- a CDS encoding GNAT family N-acetyltransferase: protein MDGVRLRAMTVDDAAPLSEAFARIGWHKPVELYQRYLAETSTGVRVCVVAEVAGELAGYVTLLWTSDYPPFREAGVPEVCDLNVLPHLRRRGVGAALLGAVEDAAGRRGGTVGLGVGLHPGYGAAQRLYTARGYLPDGRGAVRDHRPVAEGATVPLDDDTCLMLTRALGAHHP from the coding sequence GTGGACGGGGTGCGCCTGAGGGCGATGACGGTGGACGACGCGGCGCCCCTGTCGGAGGCCTTCGCCCGGATCGGCTGGCACAAGCCGGTCGAGCTCTACCAGCGCTACCTCGCCGAGACCTCGACCGGTGTGCGGGTCTGCGTGGTGGCCGAGGTCGCCGGTGAGCTCGCGGGGTACGTGACGCTGCTGTGGACCTCGGACTACCCGCCGTTCCGCGAGGCCGGCGTGCCGGAGGTGTGCGACCTCAACGTCCTCCCCCACCTCCGCCGGCGCGGCGTCGGTGCCGCCCTGCTCGGGGCGGTCGAGGACGCCGCCGGCCGGCGTGGCGGCACCGTCGGCCTCGGCGTCGGACTGCACCCGGGCTACGGCGCGGCCCAGCGGCTCTACACCGCCCGCGGCTACCTGCCGGACGGGCGGGGTGCGGTACGCGACCACCGACCCGTCGCGGAGGGGGCGACGGTCCCCCTCGACGACGACACCTGCCTGATGCTGACCCGGGCGCTCGGGGCACACCACCCCTGA
- a CDS encoding HEAT repeat domain-containing protein, translated as MTTTGPTIPRATSLREALEDLAPSARLQAAMAAGMQPGPADPPVLVARCALEPDFYVRDMLTWALTRHPAAVTVPLLLAELRDGSPQARSQALHTLSKVGDPRGWTAITPELLRDPEDEVARTAWRAAVALVPEGAEADLAATLVTQLGRGGPEVRRSLSRALVDLGEAAGSALAEAATRGDVATRTHAIATQRLTLDPEQGFEASVSEAERVVALMDAPVAGGAEASSGDPGADR; from the coding sequence ATGACGACGACCGGACCCACGATCCCGAGGGCCACCTCGCTGCGCGAGGCGCTGGAGGACCTCGCACCCTCCGCACGGCTGCAGGCCGCCATGGCTGCCGGGATGCAGCCAGGACCGGCGGACCCGCCGGTCCTGGTGGCCCGCTGCGCCCTCGAACCCGACTTCTACGTCCGGGACATGCTGACCTGGGCGCTCACGCGCCACCCGGCCGCGGTCACCGTCCCCCTGCTGCTCGCCGAGCTCCGGGACGGTTCGCCGCAGGCGCGCAGCCAGGCGCTGCACACGCTGTCCAAGGTGGGCGACCCGCGGGGCTGGACGGCGATCACCCCGGAGCTGCTCCGGGACCCCGAGGACGAGGTGGCCCGGACCGCGTGGCGGGCCGCCGTCGCCCTGGTCCCCGAGGGTGCCGAGGCGGACCTGGCCGCGACCCTGGTGACGCAGCTGGGTCGCGGCGGTCCCGAGGTCCGGCGGAGCCTCAGCAGGGCGCTGGTCGACCTGGGCGAGGCGGCCGGGAGCGCCCTGGCCGAGGCCGCCACCCGGGGAGACGTGGCCACGCGCACGCACGCGATCGCGACCCAGCGCCTGACCCTCGACCCCGAGCAGGGGTTCGAGGCCTCCGTCTCCGAGGCCGAGCGCGTCGTGGCCCTGATGGACGCGCCGGTCGCCGGCGGGGCGGAGGCGTCCTCTGGGGATCCTGGTGCTGATCGGTGA
- a CDS encoding MerR family transcriptional regulator — MLIGEVSRHSGVSARMLRHYDAIGLVAPSERSTSGYRRYSEADLQRLFHVESLRSLGLSLPEVRRALDDPGFAPSELVEELVARTRERISAAEELLGRLDRVRAGGPDRWGEVLRTVALVRGLQSDDPSRRQLSALSTSEDDALRLVGPLAEALLAEPDPVVAGALRWAVRQSGDEALDVLAPALDSPDGQRRERAVTTIAQLSTERSTAVLTGVLGHADDAIRHRAALALGSRGEPVAVAVLVEMVLTGHQDVEAAEVLGALARHHDLTDPVGAVLAHAVQRGGGGPGPRTRITQALAELPAALARPTLEVLGRDDDPEVARTAAYVLQRFATTAAAGHAGC, encoded by the coding sequence GTGCTGATCGGTGAGGTGTCGCGGCACTCGGGGGTCAGCGCCCGGATGCTGCGGCACTACGACGCCATCGGTCTGGTCGCACCGTCGGAGCGGAGCACGTCGGGGTACCGCCGGTACTCCGAGGCTGATCTCCAGCGCCTCTTCCACGTGGAGAGCCTCCGCTCCCTCGGACTGTCGCTGCCCGAGGTGCGGCGGGCGCTCGACGACCCCGGGTTCGCCCCCTCGGAGCTGGTCGAGGAGCTGGTCGCCCGGACGCGCGAGCGGATCTCGGCCGCGGAGGAGCTGCTGGGGAGGCTGGATCGGGTCCGCGCGGGTGGCCCGGACCGGTGGGGGGAGGTCCTGCGCACCGTGGCCCTGGTCCGCGGGCTGCAGTCCGACGACCCCTCCCGACGCCAGCTGAGCGCGCTGTCGACCAGCGAGGACGACGCGCTCCGGCTGGTGGGCCCGCTGGCCGAGGCGCTGCTGGCCGAGCCGGACCCCGTCGTCGCCGGCGCCCTGCGCTGGGCCGTGCGGCAGTCCGGGGACGAGGCGCTCGACGTCCTGGCGCCGGCGCTGGACTCCCCCGACGGGCAGCGCCGGGAACGTGCCGTCACCACCATCGCCCAGCTGTCCACCGAACGCTCGACCGCCGTGCTCACCGGCGTCCTCGGGCACGCCGACGACGCGATCCGCCACAGGGCCGCCCTCGCCCTGGGGTCGCGCGGGGAGCCGGTGGCGGTGGCGGTGCTGGTGGAGATGGTGCTCACCGGGCACCAGGACGTCGAGGCCGCGGAGGTCCTGGGCGCCCTCGCTCGACACCACGACCTCACCGACCCCGTCGGTGCCGTGCTCGCCCACGCGGTGCAGCGAGGCGGTGGTGGACCGGGACCGAGGACCCGGATCACGCAGGCCCTGGCCGAGCTGCCCGCCGCCCTGGCCCGGCCGACCCTGGAGGTGCTCGGTCGCGACGACGACCCGGAGGTCGCGCGGACGGCGGCCTACGTCCTGCAGCGGTTCGCCACGACCGCCGCCGCCGGGCACGCAGGCTGCTGA
- a CDS encoding S8 family serine peptidase, protein MQRASGTVGTRRRRSPRAVAVGVLAATLTLLSPAALPAAAVGDGEPFRSRDCKNFQANAPISSWAVDRLQPQRAHELATGRGVRIAVIDTGVDNRRMPVFGKASVSVVNYAGYEQKVDAGSDLRDCQHGTQVTSLIVGGPTDGTNFIGMAPGATVIAMRSLESGPAAPDQSTPQEPQPIAPVVEAVRAATAEEVDIINISQSSTYDADYADAVADAIDAGIVVVAAAGNGGGGAADPPYPAAFPGVVAVGATGPNDVAPDWSQSHEELRVTVSAPGVKVLSANPAIDGESSWSSVDGTSFAAPLVTGVVALMLEREPDLTPGQVTRRLRRTADPTPRTAPDRQTGWGVVNPLAAVTDVVSSETPAPGPVASPTPAEDYRDRPPVDHSQRDTALAVAGGAVAVVLVAAVLAASLPAGRRRRWAPPRD, encoded by the coding sequence GTGCAGCGAGCGAGCGGGACGGTGGGGACCCGTCGCCGGCGCTCCCCGCGGGCCGTCGCCGTCGGCGTCCTCGCCGCCACCCTCACCCTGCTCTCCCCCGCCGCGCTGCCCGCGGCGGCCGTCGGGGACGGTGAGCCGTTCCGCAGCAGGGACTGCAAGAACTTCCAGGCCAACGCACCCATCAGCTCCTGGGCGGTCGACCGCCTCCAGCCCCAGCGGGCCCACGAGCTCGCCACCGGGCGCGGGGTGCGGATCGCCGTCATCGACACCGGGGTGGACAACCGGAGGATGCCGGTCTTCGGGAAGGCCTCCGTCAGCGTGGTCAACTACGCCGGCTACGAGCAGAAGGTGGACGCCGGCAGCGACCTCCGCGACTGCCAGCACGGCACCCAGGTGACCTCCCTGATAGTCGGGGGACCCACTGACGGGACCAACTTCATCGGCATGGCCCCGGGCGCGACCGTCATCGCGATGCGGTCGCTGGAGAGCGGCCCGGCCGCACCGGACCAGTCCACCCCGCAGGAGCCCCAGCCGATCGCCCCGGTGGTCGAGGCGGTGCGGGCGGCGACCGCGGAGGAGGTCGACATCATCAACATCTCCCAGTCCAGCACCTACGACGCCGACTACGCCGACGCGGTCGCCGACGCCATCGACGCCGGCATCGTGGTGGTCGCCGCCGCGGGCAACGGGGGCGGCGGCGCCGCCGACCCGCCGTACCCGGCGGCGTTCCCCGGGGTGGTCGCGGTGGGGGCCACCGGCCCCAACGACGTCGCCCCGGACTGGTCGCAGTCGCACGAGGAGCTGCGGGTGACGGTCTCGGCGCCCGGGGTCAAGGTGCTGTCGGCCAACCCCGCGATCGACGGGGAGAGCTCGTGGTCGAGCGTGGACGGGACGTCCTTCGCCGCCCCGCTGGTCACCGGTGTGGTCGCGTTGATGCTGGAGCGGGAGCCCGACCTGACCCCGGGCCAGGTCACCCGCCGGCTGCGCCGCACCGCCGACCCGACCCCGAGGACGGCCCCCGACCGCCAGACCGGCTGGGGCGTGGTGAACCCGTTGGCCGCCGTCACCGACGTGGTCAGCTCCGAGACCCCGGCACCGGGCCCGGTGGCCTCACCGACCCCGGCCGAGGACTACCGCGACCGTCCTCCGGTCGACCACTCCCAGCGCGACACCGCCCTCGCGGTGGCGGGAGGAGCCGTGGCCGTGGTGCTGGTGGCGGCCGTGCTGGCCGCCTCGCTGCCCGCGGGCCGTCGACGCCGCTGGGCCCCTCCGCGCGACTGA
- the eccCa gene encoding type VII secretion protein EccCa: MAVSTFTRGKRASAPALPRGDLLLESPPEIPPPAGGRGFGAVLRMLPMLAGAGAMALMMSTSFSGGGGGGGRGALGAVMGGMYGISMLGMMLTQTGRGNDDQAQQLDASRRDYFRYLTQTRRKVRATAEAQRRFVMWRHPSPTDLWAVAGDRRMWERRVDDDDFASIRISVGPQQFAQRITPPESKPIEDLEPLTTGALRRFIRTHRTVPSVPLAVSLKGFSAITLVGDQDAQRRLAYAMVAQMAAWHSPDDLVIAFCAAPEAVERWEWAKWLPHAQHPNRCDGAGSVRLIATSSGELSSLAEGLAGKQGPPAHLVLVTDGVGGASAEQLAGPGTATTTVAVTAQRERPRRIDPSVAVLEVQGGELTLHRRQGTGQVASTPLGRPDQLPMVQAELLARALAPYRMPEVRTDDVDDGDDSPEVVFEPPKDYPAQVGVGDPLTLDTRVAWKLRPMQKRLRVPVGNGEDGRPVELDIKEAALGGMGPHGLCIGATGSGKSEFLRTLVLGLAMTHSSEQLNYVLVDFKGGATFLGLDELPHVSAVITNLEGELTLVDRMQDAIAGEMERRMEVLRATGNFKNREDYEQARQEGADLPPMPSLFMVVDEFSELLAARPEFIDLFIQIGRIGRSIGVHLLLASQRLEESKLRGLDTFLSYRIALRTFSPAESRVVIGVPDAYELPTPPGNGYLKFDTVSMVRFKAAYVSGPWHGSSERPRGAEATVDRDPLQPRAWVPPVLEFVPGHVPEVLPPREEEPPALPATLDELVEAAPAEEVEEEDEETLLTIVVDKLRGKGWPAHQVWLPPLDQPSTVDQLLRSELVEVEGRGLTTKDARFHATLGAPVALVDRPRQQRRDPMWLDFSGSGGNLAVVGGPQAGKSTAVRSAIAAMSLLHTPDEVGFYCLDFGGGSLASLRDLPHVGSVCSRLDTDRVRRTVAEMTSLLQSREIAFAELGVDGMTSYRRGRRNGTIERDRFPTDVFLVVDGWLTLRQDFEAMEASVTSLAARGLGFGIHVVATSNKWSEFRITIRDLLQSRVELKLGDSFESEIDRKRAALVPTGRPGRGLSNDGLHMLTALPRIDSVMDADDVSEGCREMVRRVRAAWPGQGVAPVRMLPDDLPVTALPRMEHDGRQRTLWFGIDELELAPVGLDPLSDPHMVIFGAPECGKSTLLRTILNGITTRYTPKEAKIMVLDYRRSLLGAVEGEHMAGYAASSAAATQLMKDAAAAVRSRLPGPNVTQQQLRDRSWWKGSELFIVIDDYELVGTSMGHAMQPFFDLVSQASDIGLHIILARGMGGAGRAVFSDQIIARAKDAQNPGIIMSGTKDEGALLADVRPQPLSPGRGTLVTRSGKVLVQTAHTPPKEL; the protein is encoded by the coding sequence ATGGCGGTGAGCACCTTCACCCGCGGCAAGCGGGCCAGCGCGCCCGCCCTGCCCCGGGGTGACCTGCTGCTCGAGTCCCCGCCGGAGATCCCGCCCCCGGCCGGCGGCCGCGGGTTCGGGGCGGTGCTGCGGATGCTGCCGATGCTGGCCGGGGCCGGCGCGATGGCCCTGATGATGTCGACGTCGTTCAGCGGCGGCGGCGGTGGCGGTGGCCGGGGCGCCCTCGGCGCGGTGATGGGCGGCATGTACGGCATCTCGATGCTCGGCATGATGCTCACCCAGACCGGCCGCGGCAACGACGACCAGGCCCAGCAGCTCGACGCCTCCCGGCGCGACTACTTCCGCTACCTGACCCAGACGCGGCGCAAGGTGCGGGCCACCGCGGAGGCGCAGCGGCGCTTCGTGATGTGGCGCCACCCCTCGCCGACCGACCTCTGGGCGGTGGCCGGCGACCGGCGGATGTGGGAGCGGCGCGTCGACGACGACGACTTCGCCTCGATCCGGATCTCGGTCGGCCCGCAGCAGTTCGCCCAGCGCATCACCCCGCCGGAGTCCAAGCCGATCGAGGACCTGGAGCCGCTGACCACCGGCGCGCTGCGACGCTTCATCCGGACCCACCGCACCGTCCCCAGCGTCCCGCTCGCGGTCAGCCTGAAGGGCTTCAGCGCCATCACGCTGGTGGGGGACCAGGACGCCCAGCGCCGCCTCGCCTACGCGATGGTGGCCCAGATGGCGGCGTGGCACAGCCCCGACGACCTGGTCATCGCCTTCTGCGCCGCCCCCGAGGCCGTCGAGCGCTGGGAGTGGGCCAAGTGGCTGCCGCACGCCCAGCACCCGAACCGGTGCGACGGGGCGGGCTCGGTCCGCCTGATCGCCACCAGCAGCGGCGAGCTGTCCTCGCTCGCCGAGGGCCTGGCCGGGAAGCAGGGGCCGCCGGCCCACCTGGTGCTGGTCACCGACGGCGTGGGCGGGGCCAGCGCCGAGCAGCTGGCCGGTCCCGGCACCGCCACCACCACCGTGGCCGTCACCGCCCAGCGCGAGCGGCCGCGCCGGATCGACCCGTCCGTGGCGGTGCTGGAGGTGCAGGGCGGTGAGCTCACCCTGCACCGCCGCCAGGGGACGGGTCAGGTCGCCTCGACGCCGCTGGGTCGCCCCGACCAGCTCCCGATGGTGCAGGCCGAGCTGCTGGCCCGGGCCCTGGCGCCGTACCGGATGCCCGAGGTGCGCACCGACGACGTCGACGACGGCGACGACTCCCCGGAGGTGGTCTTCGAGCCGCCCAAGGACTACCCGGCCCAGGTCGGCGTCGGCGACCCGCTCACCCTCGACACCCGGGTGGCCTGGAAGCTGCGGCCGATGCAGAAGCGGCTGCGCGTCCCGGTCGGCAACGGCGAGGACGGCCGTCCGGTCGAGCTCGACATCAAGGAGGCCGCGCTCGGTGGCATGGGCCCGCACGGCCTGTGCATCGGCGCCACCGGGTCGGGCAAGTCGGAGTTCCTGCGCACCCTGGTGCTCGGCCTGGCGATGACGCACTCGTCGGAGCAGCTGAACTACGTGCTGGTCGACTTCAAGGGCGGTGCCACCTTCCTCGGTCTGGACGAGCTGCCCCACGTCAGCGCGGTGATCACCAACCTCGAGGGCGAGCTCACCCTGGTGGACCGCATGCAGGACGCCATCGCCGGTGAGATGGAGCGCCGGATGGAGGTGCTGCGCGCGACCGGGAACTTCAAGAACCGCGAGGACTACGAGCAGGCCCGCCAGGAGGGCGCCGACCTGCCGCCGATGCCCAGCCTGTTCATGGTGGTGGACGAGTTCTCCGAGCTGCTCGCCGCCCGACCCGAGTTCATCGACCTCTTCATCCAGATCGGCCGGATCGGCCGCTCGATCGGGGTGCACCTGCTGCTGGCCTCCCAGCGCCTGGAGGAGAGCAAGCTGCGCGGTCTGGACACCTTCCTGTCCTACCGGATCGCCCTGCGCACCTTCTCCCCGGCCGAGTCGCGGGTCGTGATCGGGGTGCCGGACGCCTACGAGCTCCCCACCCCGCCCGGCAACGGGTACCTCAAGTTCGACACGGTCTCGATGGTCCGGTTCAAGGCCGCCTACGTCTCCGGTCCCTGGCACGGCAGCTCCGAGCGCCCCCGTGGCGCGGAGGCCACCGTCGACCGCGACCCGCTGCAGCCGCGCGCCTGGGTGCCCCCGGTGCTGGAGTTCGTCCCCGGCCACGTCCCCGAGGTGCTGCCGCCGCGCGAGGAGGAGCCTCCCGCGCTGCCCGCCACCCTGGACGAGCTGGTGGAGGCCGCCCCGGCCGAGGAGGTCGAGGAGGAGGACGAGGAGACCCTGCTCACCATCGTGGTGGACAAGCTGCGCGGGAAGGGCTGGCCGGCCCACCAGGTCTGGCTGCCCCCGCTGGACCAGCCGTCCACGGTGGACCAGCTGCTGCGCAGCGAGCTGGTCGAGGTCGAGGGCCGCGGGCTGACCACCAAGGACGCCCGTTTCCACGCCACCCTCGGCGCCCCGGTCGCCCTGGTGGACCGCCCCCGCCAGCAGCGTCGCGACCCGATGTGGCTGGACTTCTCCGGCTCCGGCGGCAACCTGGCCGTGGTGGGCGGCCCGCAGGCCGGCAAGAGCACCGCCGTCCGCTCGGCCATCGCCGCCATGTCGCTGCTGCACACCCCCGACGAGGTCGGGTTCTACTGCCTCGACTTCGGCGGTGGCTCGCTCGCCTCGCTGCGCGACCTGCCGCACGTCGGCTCGGTCTGCTCCCGGCTGGACACCGACCGCGTCCGCCGCACGGTGGCGGAGATGACCTCGTTGCTGCAGTCACGTGAGATCGCCTTCGCCGAGCTCGGCGTGGACGGCATGACCAGCTACCGCCGGGGACGGCGCAACGGCACCATCGAGCGGGACCGGTTCCCCACCGACGTCTTCCTGGTCGTCGACGGCTGGCTGACGCTGCGTCAGGACTTCGAGGCGATGGAGGCCTCGGTGACCTCCCTGGCTGCCCGCGGTCTCGGCTTCGGGATCCACGTGGTCGCCACCTCCAACAAGTGGTCGGAGTTCCGGATCACCATCCGCGACCTGCTGCAGAGCCGGGTGGAGCTGAAGCTGGGTGACTCCTTCGAGTCCGAGATCGACCGCAAGCGGGCCGCGCTGGTGCCCACCGGCCGTCCGGGTCGGGGTCTGTCCAACGACGGGCTGCACATGCTGACCGCGCTGCCCCGGATCGACTCGGTGATGGACGCCGACGACGTCTCCGAGGGCTGCCGGGAGATGGTCCGCCGCGTCCGCGCCGCCTGGCCCGGCCAGGGCGTCGCCCCGGTCCGGATGCTGCCCGACGACCTGCCGGTGACCGCGCTGCCGCGGATGGAGCACGACGGGCGCCAGCGCACCCTGTGGTTCGGGATCGACGAGCTGGAGCTGGCCCCGGTCGGGCTGGACCCGCTCTCGGACCCGCACATGGTCATCTTCGGCGCCCCGGAGTGCGGGAAGTCGACGTTGCTGCGCACGATCCTCAACGGGATCACCACGCGGTACACGCCGAAGGAGGCCAAGATCATGGTCCTGGACTACCGGCGCTCGCTGCTGGGGGCCGTCGAGGGCGAGCACATGGCGGGCTACGCCGCCTCGTCCGCGGCCGCCACCCAGCTGATGAAGGACGCTGCGGCGGCGGTGCGCTCCCGGCTGCCGGGGCCGAACGTGACCCAGCAGCAGCTCCGCGACCGGAGCTGGTGGAAGGGCTCGGAGCTCTTCATCGTGATCGACGACTACGAGCTGGTCGGGACGAGCATGGGCCACGCGATGCAGCCCTTCTTCGACCTGGTCAGCCAGGCCAGCGACATCGGGCTGCACATCATCCTGGCCCGCGGCATGGGTGGGGCCGGGCGGGCGGTGTTCTCCGACCAGATCATCGCCCGGGCCAAGGACGCCCAGAACCCCGGCATCATCATGAGCGGCACCAAGGACGAGGGCGCGCTGCTGGCCGACGTCCGTCCTCAGCCGCTGTCGCCGGGCCGGGGCACCCTGGTCACCCGGTCCGGCAAGGTGCTGGTGCAGACCGCCCACACCCCGCCCAAGGAGCTCTGA
- the eccD gene encoding type VII secretion integral membrane protein EccD: protein MSTGVGEDLARVTVISPTRRIDLALPGSATIGEVLPHVVRFSGHEGSATGDPVHTWVLQRLGEDPLDPNRLVSALGIRDGEILHLRQRQATMPDAAFDDVVDAVASSTNTQPSWRPVHSRRTALAVLSLVLLGLPMVLALGRPGLLVSLTTLGLALGTGLAAVLLSRAFDRAAVAVVLAWLCVALAGTGGWFLLGTDEIGLRSLAACGFVLLASGTMALGTAIRPHAFAAVAVTALLLILVAMAAVLPPGRPVEAAAVAVAVLLGVTPLLPALCYRLARVAMPNLPTSADELARDDQPVQSDIVARAVAADRILAALLFATSVGATILSVVLVLDGRWSALALAGAVGLALLLRARAFVGLTQRLVVLISGLVVTTATVVRLALMVQDGVLLTVVGTTVVVALTVALGYYAAQMYNRFVSPVWGRFGDILEWLAIMAIIPLVLAVLNLYQLVRGIKGT, encoded by the coding sequence GTGAGCACTGGCGTTGGAGAGGACCTCGCACGCGTCACGGTCATCTCACCGACGCGGCGGATCGACCTGGCGCTGCCCGGCAGCGCGACGATCGGCGAGGTGCTGCCGCACGTGGTCCGCTTCTCCGGCCACGAGGGCTCGGCCACCGGGGACCCGGTGCACACCTGGGTGCTGCAGCGGCTGGGGGAGGACCCGCTCGACCCCAACCGGCTGGTCTCGGCCCTGGGCATCCGCGACGGCGAGATCCTGCACCTGCGCCAGCGCCAGGCCACCATGCCCGACGCCGCCTTCGACGACGTGGTCGACGCCGTCGCCTCCTCCACCAACACCCAGCCCTCCTGGCGCCCGGTGCACAGCCGACGGACGGCCCTGGCCGTGCTCTCGCTGGTGCTGCTGGGTCTGCCGATGGTCCTGGCCCTGGGTCGTCCGGGCCTGCTGGTCAGCCTGACCACGCTCGGTCTGGCGCTGGGCACCGGGCTGGCCGCGGTGCTGCTGTCCCGGGCCTTCGACCGGGCCGCGGTGGCCGTGGTGCTCGCCTGGCTCTGCGTCGCGCTGGCCGGGACCGGCGGCTGGTTCCTGCTCGGGACCGACGAGATCGGGCTGCGGTCCCTGGCCGCCTGCGGGTTCGTGCTGCTCGCCTCCGGCACCATGGCGCTGGGCACGGCCATCCGCCCCCACGCCTTCGCCGCCGTGGCGGTCACCGCACTGCTGCTGATCCTCGTGGCGATGGCCGCGGTGCTCCCGCCCGGACGTCCGGTCGAGGCCGCGGCGGTGGCCGTGGCGGTGCTGCTCGGCGTCACCCCGCTGCTGCCGGCGCTGTGCTACCGGCTGGCGCGGGTGGCGATGCCGAACCTGCCCACGTCGGCCGACGAGCTGGCCCGCGACGACCAGCCCGTGCAGTCCGACATCGTGGCCCGTGCGGTGGCCGCGGACCGGATCCTCGCCGCCCTGCTGTTCGCCACCTCGGTCGGGGCCACCATCCTCTCGGTGGTCCTCGTGCTGGACGGCCGCTGGTCCGCCCTGGCCCTGGCCGGGGCCGTCGGTCTGGCCCTGCTGCTGCGGGCCCGGGCCTTCGTGGGGCTGACCCAGCGGCTGGTGGTGCTGATCAGCGGCCTGGTGGTCACCACCGCGACCGTGGTGCGGCTGGCGCTGATGGTCCAGGACGGCGTGCTGCTCACCGTGGTGGGCACCACCGTCGTGGTGGCGCTCACCGTGGCCCTGGGCTACTACGCCGCCCAGATGTACAACCGCTTCGTCTCCCCGGTCTGGGGCCGCTTCGGCGACATCCTGGAGTGGCTCGCCATCATGGCCATCATCCCGCTGGTGCTCGCGGTGCTGAACCTCTACCAGCTGGTCCGGGGCATCAAGGGCACCTGA
- the eccE gene encoding type VII secretion protein EccE yields the protein MARTTSATVALAPRRPRLLSRLGPFVVAELLLLLAVLAALTGTVAGYVVAGVLVLLLVVLVVPFGGRSLVQRVRLRLAYSRRSPQTAADTDVPHDLVPLAQWVPGLSVSQTVTGRGEEVGVITDGSAWTAVLALDADDELIADSGEELSLRELADLTVQDDVVFAGVQVVTYTVPAPSRLLLGEDSAAARAYLEIARTVPPTVQRTWLCVRLDPRLCLEAVARRGLDNDGIYATLRFGLHRVQSVLKRQGIETRALTPLEIHEVLALTSGSGPDGGDVRTRESWQHWECDGLLHSGRAVQQWGSSATLGYGRLLQAVAQAPVLFAVTSYVLAPGREASGGIRLVTPNAALAQVGVDTVTAALGRDVRLAPAGGVQVPTMLATVPLGRGVAA from the coding sequence ATGGCGCGCACGACGTCCGCGACGGTGGCGCTCGCCCCCCGGCGTCCCCGGCTGCTGAGCCGGCTGGGGCCGTTCGTGGTCGCCGAGCTGCTGCTCCTGCTGGCGGTGCTGGCCGCGCTGACCGGCACCGTGGCCGGCTACGTGGTGGCGGGCGTGCTGGTGCTGCTGCTGGTGGTGCTGGTGGTCCCCTTCGGCGGCCGGTCGCTGGTGCAGCGGGTGCGGCTGCGGCTGGCCTACTCCCGACGCAGCCCGCAGACCGCCGCCGACACCGACGTCCCGCACGACCTGGTGCCGCTGGCCCAGTGGGTGCCCGGGCTCTCGGTGAGCCAGACCGTGACCGGGCGGGGGGAGGAGGTCGGGGTGATCACCGACGGGTCGGCCTGGACGGCGGTGCTGGCCCTCGACGCCGACGACGAGCTGATCGCCGACAGCGGCGAGGAGCTGAGCCTGCGCGAGCTGGCCGACCTCACCGTCCAGGACGACGTGGTCTTCGCCGGTGTCCAGGTGGTCACCTACACCGTCCCTGCCCCGAGCCGGCTGCTGCTGGGGGAGGACTCCGCGGCCGCGCGGGCCTACCTGGAGATCGCCCGGACCGTGCCCCCGACGGTGCAGCGCACCTGGCTGTGCGTGCGGCTGGACCCCCGGCTCTGCCTGGAGGCGGTGGCGCGCCGGGGCCTGGACAACGACGGCATCTACGCCACCCTCCGCTTCGGGCTGCACCGGGTGCAGTCGGTGCTCAAGCGGCAGGGGATCGAGACCCGCGCCCTGACGCCGCTGGAGATCCACGAGGTGCTGGCCCTGACCTCCGGCTCGGGCCCCGACGGCGGCGACGTGCGCACCCGCGAGAGCTGGCAGCACTGGGAGTGCGACGGGCTGCTGCACAGCGGCCGCGCGGTCCAGCAGTGGGGCAGCTCGGCGACCCTGGGCTACGGGCGGCTGCTGCAGGCCGTGGCCCAGGCCCCGGTGCTCTTCGCCGTCACCTCCTACGTGCTGGCCCCGGGGCGTGAGGCCAGCGGGGGCATCCGCCTGGTCACCCCGAACGCTGCGCTCGCGCAGGTGGGGGTGGACACGGTGACGGCCGCGCTGGGCCGCGACGTCCGGCTCGCGCCCGCCGGCGGGGTCCAGGTGCCGACCATGCTGGCCACCGTGCCGCTGGGCCGGGGGGTGGCGGCGTGA